One genomic region from Sphingobacterium multivorum encodes:
- a CDS encoding adenylate kinase: MLNLVIFGPPGAGKGTQSAKLIEKYQLVHVSTGDIFRAHIKGQTPLGQQVSQIIAEGNLVPDSITIAMLEEEVKKNPDAKGFIFDGFPRTVAQAEALDAFLEGINTSISVVIALDVNEDELKARIAKRKEISGRADDDADKLVKRIDEYFTKTIHVLPYYEAQGKLSKVNGIGDIDSIFKSLTDIIDNY; the protein is encoded by the coding sequence ATGCTAAACCTTGTAATATTTGGCCCTCCGGGTGCAGGTAAGGGAACCCAATCTGCAAAGCTTATTGAAAAATATCAATTGGTTCATGTTTCAACCGGTGATATTTTTAGAGCACATATTAAAGGTCAAACGCCACTTGGTCAACAAGTGAGCCAGATTATTGCTGAGGGAAATTTAGTGCCAGATTCGATTACGATAGCAATGCTGGAAGAGGAAGTGAAGAAAAATCCAGATGCAAAAGGATTTATTTTTGATGGATTTCCTCGTACTGTTGCTCAAGCTGAGGCATTGGATGCTTTTTTAGAAGGTATCAATACTTCAATCTCGGTTGTGATCGCACTGGATGTGAATGAGGATGAATTGAAAGCACGCATCGCTAAACGGAAGGAAATTTCTGGCCGTGCGGATGATGATGCGGATAAATTGGTGAAGCGTATTGATGAATATTTCACCAAGACGATTCATGTGTTGCCGTACTATGAGGCACAAGGCAAACTTTCTAAAGTGAATGGTATCGGCGATATCGATTCTATCTTTAAAAGTTTGACAGATATCATCGATAATTATTAA
- a CDS encoding alpha/beta fold hydrolase, with amino-acid sequence MSKRELKLSKIRIGDISISYYLRPSKLYPAPKTVIFIHGFPFNKNTWKQQLLQLDEDYMGIAIDVRGHGLSTNGHGFFSVDVFAKDLVEFIRKLDLNHVILCGISMGGYIALRTYELIGQQLKGLILCDTNSLADDNKAKQKRFDSIQALLKYGRRPFAIGFIANVFHDKTIRENTEAVELIKSCIRRNEVASICATQLALASRTDTTHSLKTIIIPTLLIKGKHDKMMSEEQTNILIENIPDVRYMEFEESGHLPNLEEPEKFNTVLNDFLRNIPQ; translated from the coding sequence ATGAGCAAAAGAGAATTAAAACTCAGCAAAATTCGCATCGGAGATATCAGTATCTCCTATTATCTTCGCCCCAGCAAATTATACCCCGCTCCAAAAACAGTCATTTTTATCCATGGTTTTCCCTTCAACAAAAATACGTGGAAACAACAGCTCCTGCAACTCGACGAAGATTATATGGGCATCGCTATTGATGTTCGAGGACATGGCCTAAGTACCAACGGTCATGGTTTTTTCTCCGTTGATGTTTTTGCCAAAGATCTCGTGGAATTTATTCGTAAACTCGACCTCAATCATGTTATCCTTTGCGGAATCTCGATGGGGGGCTATATCGCGCTCAGGACTTATGAACTGATCGGACAACAGCTTAAAGGACTTATCCTCTGCGACACAAATTCGCTTGCCGACGACAACAAAGCCAAACAAAAGCGTTTTGATTCCATTCAGGCTTTATTAAAATATGGCAGAAGACCGTTTGCCATTGGCTTTATCGCAAATGTGTTTCACGATAAAACAATCCGTGAAAACACTGAAGCTGTTGAACTCATCAAAAGCTGTATTCGCAGAAATGAGGTTGCCAGCATTTGTGCAACTCAACTTGCTCTCGCTTCACGAACAGATACAACCCATTCGCTGAAGACGATTATTATTCCAACACTGCTCATAAAAGGGAAACACGACAAGATGATGAGCGAAGAACAAACCAATATCCTTATTGAAAATATACCAGACGTCCGCTATATGGAGTTTGAAGAATCCGGGCACTTGCCAAATCTCGAGGAACCCGAAAAATTCAACACCGTGCTAAATGATTTCCTACGAAATATACCACAATAA
- a CDS encoding DUF3276 family protein has product MGDFENKEREEVFSKKVRAGKRTYFFDVKATRSNDYYITITESKKRFEDGQFIKHKIFLYKEDFEKFAEGLTDVVNYIKSNQEVIEKRYEPNFDDAYAEEADVRSKDDFSF; this is encoded by the coding sequence ATGGGAGATTTTGAAAACAAAGAACGTGAAGAAGTTTTTTCAAAAAAGGTGAGAGCAGGTAAGCGTACTTATTTTTTTGATGTAAAAGCAACTCGATCGAACGATTACTACATTACTATCACAGAAAGCAAGAAACGCTTTGAGGATGGCCAGTTTATTAAGCATAAGATTTTCTTATATAAAGAAGATTTTGAAAAGTTCGCTGAGGGTTTGACAGATGTAGTTAATTACATCAAGTCTAATCAGGAAGTAATCGAGAAACGTTATGAGCCTAACTTTGATGATGCATACGCTGAAGAAGCGGATGTTCGGTCAAAAGATGATTTTTCGTTCTAG
- the obgE gene encoding GTPase ObgE: MAQGSNFVDYVKVCCRSGHGGAGSAHLHRDKHTATGGPDGGDGGRGGHIILKGTTNLWTLLHLKYRKHIIASNGESGGSSLRTGATGRDEILEVPLGTIAKDAETGEVLFDITEDGETRILVPGGKGGLGNWHFKSPTQQTPRFSQPGLPGKEQWMILELKVLADVGLVGFPNAGKSTLLSVVSAAKPEIANYPFTTLVPNLGMVSYRDNRSFVMADIPGIIEGASEGKGLGYRFLRHIERNSVLLFMVPADTDRTIREEYAILLNELTAYNPELADKPKLLAITKSDMLDEELEKEMEQELPEDVPYIFISSVTGKNILPLKDMIWKAINS, translated from the coding sequence ATGGCGCAAGGTTCGAATTTTGTTGATTATGTGAAAGTGTGTTGTCGTTCTGGACATGGTGGGGCAGGTTCGGCTCATTTGCACCGTGACAAGCACACCGCGACTGGTGGACCCGATGGTGGTGACGGCGGTCGTGGCGGACATATTATACTGAAAGGAACGACTAATCTCTGGACCTTACTCCATTTAAAATATCGTAAGCATATTATCGCCTCAAATGGTGAGTCTGGTGGCAGTTCTTTGCGTACCGGGGCAACTGGACGTGATGAGATCTTGGAAGTGCCACTGGGTACGATTGCAAAGGATGCGGAGACGGGAGAGGTATTGTTCGATATCACAGAAGACGGTGAAACCAGAATATTGGTTCCGGGTGGAAAAGGCGGGCTGGGCAATTGGCATTTTAAGTCGCCGACACAACAGACACCACGGTTTTCGCAACCTGGTCTTCCGGGGAAAGAGCAGTGGATGATTCTCGAATTGAAGGTTCTTGCTGATGTTGGATTGGTTGGATTTCCGAATGCGGGTAAATCAACGTTGTTGTCGGTGGTCTCTGCTGCAAAACCAGAAATCGCGAATTACCCCTTTACAACACTGGTGCCTAATTTGGGTATGGTGAGCTACCGGGACAACCGTTCCTTTGTTATGGCCGATATCCCGGGCATTATTGAAGGGGCTTCCGAAGGAAAAGGATTAGGATACCGTTTCTTGCGACATATCGAACGAAATTCTGTTTTGTTGTTTATGGTGCCGGCTGATACAGACCGGACGATCCGTGAGGAGTACGCCATTCTATTGAATGAACTGACTGCGTATAATCCAGAATTGGCCGATAAACCCAAATTGCTGGCTATTACCAAATCTGATATGCTTGATGAGGAGCTGGAGAAGGAAATGGAGCAGGAGCTACCGGAAGATGTACCTTATATTTTCATTTCTTCGGTGACAGGTAAAAATATATTGCCATTGAAAGATATGATCTGGAAGGCAATCAACTCTTAA